One window of the Eucalyptus grandis isolate ANBG69807.140 chromosome 6, ASM1654582v1, whole genome shotgun sequence genome contains the following:
- the LOC120294359 gene encoding disease resistance protein RUN1-like, with the protein MSYCELRDEVRGLTLLSAKRAPMANSETVTSTSNTVGGEYQVFLSFRGPDTRLPFTNILHQALVDAGIRVFIDDVGLQPGEKISNLLHVIDNCKLYIPIFSKDYASSHWCLDELAKMVENTSKHKEDGKEKVILPIFYDVKPKDVKLQTPLYKDVISNLEEEMEDQEHKFSSENIKTWRESLEVGGIKGWEVEKHSSPLKLIQAIVDEVVAKLETKRRRVTGDFIGMEDQISNIKKLLDIDSDDVQFIGIYGMGKIGKTTLAKTIFNELCPRFGRNCSFLDDVRETAKSNHIVKLQKKLLSDISYSSVVQNIANIDQGIDMIEATICNKKMLIVLDDVDEANQILQLIGEKSLHHGSRILVTTRNKNVLTSRKFKYEFKDYEMMGLEDEDALKHFSRHAFNDDSPPADYCTLSKRIVYTTHGLPVTTSIFPSGEKEKV; encoded by the exons ATGTCATATTGTGAACTCAGAGACGAGGTGAGAGGGCTGACCTTGTTAAGTGCGAAGCGAGCTCCTATGGCAAACTCAGAGACAGTGACGAGCACCAGCAACACGGTAGGAGGTGAATACCAGGTTTTCCTGAGTTTTAGAGGGCCTGATACTCGTCTTCCATTCACCAATATCCTCCACCAAGCCCTGGTAGATGCCGGGATTCGTGTTTTCATCGATGACGTAGGGCTTCAACCTGGTGAAAAAATTAGCAACCTTCTGCATGTGATTGACAATTGCAAGCTttacatacccatcttctccaaAGATTATGCTTCAAGTCACTGGTGCCTTGACGAGCTTGCGAAAATGGTGGAGAACACCTCTAAACATAAAGAAGATGGGAAAGAGAAGGTCATATTGCCCATCTTCTATGATGTGAAGCCCAAAGATGTGAAGCTGCAAACACCGTTATACAAGGATGTCATATCGAATTTGGAGGAAGAGATGGAGGATCAGGAGCATAAGTTCAGCTCCGAGAATATAAAGACGTGGCGGGAGTCTCTCGAAGTTGGTGGCATCAAGGGATGGGAGGTGGAGAAACATTCAAG CCCTTTAAAACTCATCCAGGCTATTGTTGACGAGGTTGTGGCCAAGCTCGAGACAAAACGGAGACGTGTAACCGGAGATTTCATTGGAATGGAAGATCAAATATCAAACATAAAGAAATTATTAGACATTGATTCTGATGATGTGCAGTTCATTGGAATCTACGGGATGGGCAAAATTGGTAAAACAACACTTGCCAAGACTATCTTCAACGAACTATGTCCTCGATTTGGCAGAAACTGCAGCTTTCTTGATGATGTGAGGGAGACGGCAAAAAGCAATCACATAGTCAAgctgcaaaaaaaattattgtccgATATATCTTATTCTAGTGTGGTTCAGAATATTGCTAACATTGATCAAGGGATTGATATGATTGAAGCAACAATTTGCAACAAGAAGATGCTAATTGTattggatgatgttgatgagGCCAACCAGATCCTACAACTAATCGGAGAGAAATCTTTGCATCATGGTAGTAGAATACTTGTTACTACTAGGAACAAGAACGTTCTGACAAGTAGGAAATTTAAGTATGAATTTAAGGATTATGAAATGATGGGGTTGGAAGATGAAGATGCACTTAAACATTTTAGTAGGCATGCCTTCAATGACGACTCTCCTCCAGCTGATTATTGTACTCTTTCAAAGCGCATTGTCTATACTACACATGGACTACCTGTCACGACCTCCATTTTTCCGtccggggaaaaagaaaaggtttag